A stretch of Ipomoea triloba cultivar NCNSP0323 chromosome 13, ASM357664v1 DNA encodes these proteins:
- the LOC116002389 gene encoding eukaryotic translation initiation factor 2 subunit gamma-like, which yields MSRKGLMEQDLSKLDVTQLHPLSPEVISRQATINIGTIGHVAHGKSTVVKAISGVQTVRFKNELERNITIKLGYANAKIYKCEEDRCPRPMCYKAYGSGKEDSPMCDVPGFENCRMKLLRHVSFVDCPGHDILMATMLNGAAIMDGALLLIAANESCPQPQTSEHLAAVEIMRLQHIIILQNKVDLVQENVAINQHEAIQKFIQGTVADGAPVVPISAQLKYNIDVVCEYIVKKIPIPERNFTSAPNMIVIRSFDVNKPGFEVDEIRGGVAGGSILKGVLKVNQKIEVRPGIVVKDESGNIKCTPIYSRIVSLYAEQNELQFAVPGGLIGVGTTMDPTLTRADRLVGQVLGEVGSLPDIFSELEVNFFLLRRLLGVRTKESEKQGKVTKLTKGEILMLNIGSMSTGARVVAVKNVFAKLQLTSPVCTSKGEKIALSRRIEKHWRLIGWGQIQAGITLDVPPAPFE from the exons ATGTCTAGAAAAGGATTGATGGAGCAGGATCTAAGTAAGTTGGATGTAACACAGCTACATCCACTATCACCTGAGGTGATCTCTCGTCAGGCAACAATAAACATTG gGACCATTGGTCATGTGGCCCATGGGAAGTCAACAGTTGTAAAAGCCATATCCGGTGTCCAG ACTGTTCGTTTTAAAAATGAGCTTGAACGTAATATTACAATTAAGCTTGGATATGCCAATGCAAAGATATATAAATGCGAAGAAGACCGTTGCCCTAGACCTATGTGCTACAA GGCATATGGAAGTGGAAAAGAAGATAGTCCTATGTGCGATGTGCCTGGTTTTGAGAACTGCAGGATGAAGTTGCTGAGGCATGTGTCATTCGTTGATTGCCCA GGCCATGATATTCTCATGGCTACTATGCTTAATGGAGCGGCAATCATGGATGGAGCTTTACTTCTAATTGCTGCCAATGAGAGCTGTCCTCAGCCTCAGACTTCGGAACACTTAGCTGCTGTTGAAATTATGCGCCTCCAACATATAATCATTCTTCAGAACAAGGTTGATCTAGTGCAGGAAAATGTTGCCATCAACCAGCATGAGGCCATTCAGAAATTCATTCAG GGCACAGTTGCTGATGGTGCACCAGTGGTACCTATATCTGCTCAATTGAAGTATAACATTGATGTTGTGTGCGAATATATTGTGAAGAAAATCCCTATTCCAGAACGGAACTTCACTTCAGCACCAAACATGATTGTTATCCGTTCTTTTGATGTTAATAAACCTGGTTTTGAAGTTGATGAAATCAGAGGTGGCGTAGCTGGTGGCAGTATCTTGAAG GGTGTTTTGAAGGTTAATCAAAAAATTGAGGTTCGTCCTGGTATTGTTGTCAAGGATGAGAGTGGAAACATCAAATGCACCCCCATATACTCTAGAATAGTTTCATTGTATGCTGAGCAGAATGAACTCCAGTTTGCTGTGCCTGGAGGCTTAATTGGAGTTGGCACAACCATGGACCCCACACTGACACGTGCTGATCGATTGGTGGGACAAGTCCTTGGTGAGGTTGGGTCACTTCCAGACATTTTTAGTGAGCTAGAG GTGAATTTCTTTCTGTTGCGACGCCTTTTGGGTGTCAGAACAAAAGAGTCAGAAAAGCAGGGCAAGGTCACCAAGTTGACAAAGGGAGAAATACTAATGTTGAATATAGGATCTATGTCGACTGGGGCCCGAGTCGTTGCTGTCAAGAATGTGTTTGCAAAACTTCAGTTGACATCTCCTGTGTGCACCAGCAAAGGCGAGAAAATTGCTCTCAGTCGGAGAATTGAGAAGCATTGGCGACTTATTGGTTGGGGCCAAATTCAAGCCGGAATTACTCTCGATGTCCCCCCTGCCCCATTCGAGTGA
- the LOC116002683 gene encoding uncharacterized protein LOC116002683, with protein sequence MVMEGIREDMGDGSMQCVNHPYKNSSPGGVCALCLQEKLGKLVSSSFPSAIFPSSSSSSTPSVRSEIGGAIASSQPVQMANKAGECNNGDHHQFEAARKPRIPFQRRKKKGNNGEASGTVFKRSKSANTPRNRMGFLENDENDGDDSISPRKRGFWSFLYYSASKKIEKPGGGVKDSTFPSSSASGNGSNVVRDKKRESFAVVEEENERSDNQGAHERKVSRSRSVGCGSRSFSGDLFERISTGFGDCTLRRVESQREGKPKAPSVQHRNSGASGQDCIRERVKCGGIFSGFMIIASSSSSSSDWVSSEENGKPTNPTIPPSSVDHHHQLAHGRSKNWGWALASPMRAFTKPSSTGKTEASNKNTTPNLAAIPSLLTVRS encoded by the coding sequence ATGGTGATGGAGGGGATTCGGGAAGATATGGGCGATGGTAGCATGCAATGTGTGAATCATCCGTACAAAAACAGTAGCCCAGGAGGGGTTTGTGCGCTGTGTTTGCAAGAAAAGCTTGGGAAATTGGTTTCTTCCTCTTTCCCTTCTGCCATTTtcccctcttcttcttcttcttcaacccCTTCTGTTAGATCTGAGATTGGGGGTGCTATTGCTTCATCTCAGCCTGTTCAGATGGCCAACAAGGCTGGGGAGTGTAATAATGGTGATCATCATCAGTTTGAGGCTGCTAGGAAGCCCAGAATACCCTTtcagaggaggaagaagaaggggaATAATGGTGAGGCTTCTGGTACTGTTTTCAAGAGGAGTAAGTCTGCAAACACTCCAAGAAACAGGATGGGTTTCTTGGAAAATGATGAGAATGATGGGGATGATAGTATTAGCCCTAGGAAAAGGGGGTTTTGGTCATTTCTCTACTACTCAGCATCCAAGAAAATTGAGAAGCCTGGTGGGGGGGTTAAAGATTCCACCTTTCCCTCATCATCTGCCTCTGGGAATGGCTCAAATGTGGTGAGGGACAAGAAAAGAGAGAGCTTTGCAGTGGTGGAGGAGGAGAATGAGAGGTCTGATAATCAGGGTGCCCATGAGAGAAAGGTGTCAAGGTCCAGATCTGTGGGGTGTGGGAGCAGGAGCTTCTCAGGGGACTTGTTTGAGAGAATCTCAACTGGTTTTGGGGACTGCACTCTAAGAAGAGTTGAGTCTCAGAGAGAAGGGAAGCCCAAAGCCCCCTCTGTCCAGCACAGGAACAGTGGGGCTTCAGGCCAAGATTGCATCAGGGAAAGAGTCAAATGTGGAGGGATTTTCAGTGGTTTCATGATCATTGCatcctcttcatcttcctcatcaGATTGGGTCTCTTCTGAAGAGAATGGAAAGCCCACAAATCCTACAATCCCACCTTCATCTgtggatcatcatcatcagctaGCTCATGGAAGGAGCAAGAACTGGGGATGGGCACTTGCAAGTCCAATGAGAGCTTTTACCAAGCCATCATCTACTGGGAAAACTGAAGCTTCAAACAAGAACACAACTCCCAACTTGGCTGCCATTCCTTCTTTGTTGACTGTCAGAAGCTAG